One genomic window of Prosthecobacter algae includes the following:
- a CDS encoding PVC-type heme-binding CxxCH protein: MQRSFLYLSAFGLICSSLSALTLEEMNQRQQPMPTVPEKDLPPLKNKPEPFPGIVKHAGYEAHTWVRFPFVENPGSFGFDPKGRLFVAEANRFWRGVPDLRGANEMIRGDFQASTLEDRTNLYKTWAARFPTTFFTNTADRLIRLEDRDGNGAADHRTLFSDRFHEPLDGIGFSVLAEDDAVYFTCIPNLWKLTDANDDGVADAEKALVGGFGVRVSFIGHDLHGITRGPDGRLYFSVGDRGYHVTTQDGRVLSGAGRGAIFRCESDGSGFEVFCKGLRNPQELAFDEAGNLFTFDNTGDIGDLARMVYALEGSDSGWDMSHQSAHQYVTMLDWEDFHPKTSMWVAEKMFETFNEEQPQWVYPPASHVARGPSGVTFLTGASLPEDLRGKFLLANYRGASQGCTVLTVGIEPKGAGYVANSEDVLVEGVGVTDVELGYDGSIYLCDFGGGWSINTNGAIEKLTPKDEALRKAGAETQVIFAKGLKEEPVAKLMAYLDSPDKRLRQAAQFELVNRKETATLAALTANAAKPIQTRLHGIWALDQLGRQGAAVSSTLLVLTKDKESEIRAQAARTLGSVRALESQEALLGLLKDESPRVRSLAAIALQRVTKPGDAKVTEALYEVAARQGTGPVDPVLRHSVLSALDVIGTVPAATARAQAAEREVRLTALLFLRRHQSPECAIFLKDNDAQIRREAVRAIYDTTGVDGPAGDAVAALAPEAAAFSPTLQQRIVAANYRRGTAENARNLLVMVKDAKLDAATRSAALHALRLWEKRIVTDPVLGLYRPLPKAERTLASLGQSIEADLRALLAGELPPQLASLALKLAAETGVRLEPKTLQSFAANQALAAEVRIAALDSLVTSAPTEAGDLVHRLIADASPTVSAAALAHGYTLKLDGLTEISRQAIASGPLVKARAGISGLTATHPEEIATLWQKRESNDLRRGLWLDVFLALQAQTTPDTQALVSAHMASAPDAVYRLSETGGDALRGEAVFRNQGGCLQCHKVGSDGGIQGPDLTKIGERLKADKLVESLVNPNAVIAPGYGLAAITMKDGTLLMGRLAKEKKEEVEIVGMDGKQAKIARSTIASIAPPVSAMPPLGTALPPRDLRDLVAYLASRTAANKKIGKDDASHGDEKIAK, translated from the coding sequence ATGCAGCGCTCGTTTCTTTACCTTTCGGCCTTCGGTCTCATCTGCTCCTCCCTTTCAGCCCTCACGCTGGAGGAGATGAACCAGCGGCAGCAGCCGATGCCGACCGTACCGGAAAAGGACCTGCCACCGCTGAAGAATAAACCCGAGCCGTTTCCCGGCATCGTTAAACATGCTGGCTACGAGGCGCATACCTGGGTGCGGTTTCCGTTCGTCGAAAATCCTGGCAGCTTTGGCTTCGACCCGAAAGGCCGTTTGTTCGTGGCGGAGGCCAACCGCTTTTGGCGCGGGGTGCCGGACCTACGCGGGGCCAATGAAATGATCCGGGGAGATTTCCAGGCGAGCACGCTGGAGGACCGAACGAATCTCTACAAGACCTGGGCTGCACGTTTTCCCACCACCTTTTTCACCAATACGGCAGACCGCCTGATCCGACTAGAAGACCGCGATGGCAATGGCGCGGCAGATCACCGCACGCTGTTTTCAGACCGTTTCCACGAGCCCCTGGATGGCATCGGCTTTTCCGTGCTGGCGGAGGATGATGCGGTGTATTTCACCTGCATCCCGAATCTCTGGAAGCTGACGGATGCCAACGATGACGGCGTGGCGGATGCGGAAAAGGCGCTGGTGGGTGGCTTTGGCGTGCGGGTGTCCTTTATCGGGCATGACCTGCATGGCATCACTCGCGGGCCGGATGGGCGACTGTACTTTTCCGTGGGGGATCGTGGTTACCACGTCACCACGCAGGATGGCCGGGTGCTCTCCGGTGCCGGGCGCGGGGCCATCTTTCGTTGTGAATCGGACGGCAGCGGTTTTGAGGTTTTTTGCAAAGGGCTGCGCAATCCGCAGGAGCTGGCCTTCGATGAAGCGGGCAATCTTTTCACCTTCGATAACACGGGCGATATCGGTGACCTTGCGCGCATGGTTTATGCCCTGGAAGGCAGCGACTCGGGCTGGGACATGAGCCACCAGTCTGCCCATCAATACGTAACCATGCTCGACTGGGAGGACTTTCACCCCAAGACCTCCATGTGGGTGGCGGAAAAGATGTTTGAGACCTTCAATGAAGAGCAGCCGCAGTGGGTATACCCACCAGCCTCGCATGTGGCGCGCGGCCCATCTGGAGTGACCTTCCTCACCGGAGCTTCTTTGCCTGAAGATCTGCGTGGCAAATTCCTGCTGGCGAATTATCGCGGGGCCTCCCAGGGCTGCACGGTGCTGACGGTTGGCATCGAGCCAAAAGGAGCCGGGTATGTGGCCAACTCCGAAGACGTCTTGGTGGAAGGTGTGGGTGTCACGGATGTGGAGCTAGGCTATGACGGCAGCATTTACCTGTGCGACTTTGGCGGCGGCTGGAGCATCAATACCAATGGGGCCATCGAGAAACTGACCCCGAAGGATGAAGCCCTCAGAAAAGCCGGGGCTGAGACCCAGGTCATCTTTGCCAAAGGTCTCAAAGAGGAGCCCGTGGCCAAGCTGATGGCTTACCTGGATTCGCCCGACAAACGCCTGCGTCAGGCAGCGCAGTTTGAACTGGTGAACCGGAAAGAAACCGCCACGCTGGCCGCCCTAACAGCGAATGCGGCCAAGCCGATCCAGACCCGCCTACATGGCATCTGGGCGCTGGATCAACTGGGCCGCCAAGGAGCAGCGGTGAGCAGCACCTTGCTCGTCCTAACCAAAGATAAGGAATCCGAAATTCGCGCCCAGGCTGCTCGGACATTGGGCAGCGTGCGGGCGCTGGAAAGCCAGGAGGCCCTGCTGGGTCTGTTAAAGGATGAATCGCCACGAGTGCGCTCGCTGGCTGCCATCGCGCTGCAGCGGGTGACGAAGCCTGGGGATGCGAAGGTGACGGAAGCTCTTTATGAAGTGGCTGCCCGTCAAGGCACTGGTCCGGTGGACCCGGTGCTGCGCCATTCGGTGCTGTCCGCGCTGGATGTCATCGGCACTGTGCCTGCCGCCACCGCGCGCGCCCAGGCAGCCGAGCGTGAGGTGCGCCTCACAGCCCTGCTTTTCCTGCGTCGTCATCAGAGCCCGGAGTGCGCCATCTTCCTGAAGGATAACGATGCCCAGATCCGCCGTGAAGCCGTGCGCGCCATCTATGACACCACCGGTGTGGATGGCCCTGCGGGAGATGCCGTAGCGGCCCTTGCCCCTGAGGCCGCTGCTTTTTCCCCCACGCTCCAGCAGCGCATCGTAGCCGCAAATTATCGCCGAGGAACGGCTGAGAATGCACGCAATCTTCTTGTCATGGTGAAGGATGCCAAACTGGATGCCGCCACCCGCAGCGCCGCCCTGCATGCGCTGCGCCTGTGGGAAAAGCGGATCGTCACCGATCCCGTGCTGGGCCTCTACCGCCCGCTGCCAAAGGCTGAGCGTACACTTGCCAGCTTGGGTCAATCAATCGAGGCAGACCTGCGTGCTTTACTGGCCGGGGAGCTGCCCCCACAACTCGCCTCACTGGCTCTGAAGCTGGCCGCTGAAACAGGCGTTCGCCTGGAGCCTAAAACGCTCCAGAGTTTTGCCGCAAACCAAGCCCTCGCTGCCGAGGTCCGGATCGCCGCTCTGGACAGCCTTGTCACTTCCGCCCCTACAGAAGCTGGCGACTTGGTGCACCGCTTGATCGCAGATGCCAGCCCCACAGTTTCCGCAGCCGCCTTGGCGCATGGCTACACCTTGAAGCTGGATGGTCTCACCGAAATCTCCCGCCAGGCCATCGCCTCCGGCCCGCTGGTGAAAGCACGCGCCGGCATCTCGGGCCTCACGGCCACACACCCAGAGGAGATCGCCACGCTGTGGCAAAAGCGCGAGAGCAATGACCTGCGCCGTGGCCTGTGGCTGGATGTTTTCCTTGCCCTGCAAGCACAGACAACCCCCGACACCCAGGCCCTGGTGAGCGCCCACATGGCCAGTGCACCGGACGCCGTGTATCGCCTTAGCGAAACAGGTGGCGATGCCCTACGAGGAGAGGCAGTCTTCCGCAACCAAGGCGGCTGCCTGCAATGCCACAAGGTAGGCAGCGATGGCGGCATCCAGGGCCCTGACCTAACCAAAATTGGTGAACGACTGAAGGCAGATAAACTGGTGGAATCCCTGGTCAATCCGAATGCCGTTATCGCCCCTGGTTACGGTCTGGCCGCCATCACCATGAAAGATGGCACCCTACTCATGGGCCGACTGGCGAAGGAGAAAAAGGAAGAGGTGGAAATCGTCGGCATGGATGGCAAGCAAGCCAAGATCGCACGCAGCACCATCGCCAGCATTGCCCCGCCCGTTTCGGCCATGCCACCTCTCGGCACTGCGCTGCCACCACGTGATCTACGCGACCTCGTCGCCTACCTCGCCAGCCGAACTGCCGCTAACAAAAAGATTGGCAAAGATGACGCGAGCCATGGCGATGAGAAAATCGCGAAGTGA
- a CDS encoding calcium/sodium antiporter, giving the protein MIESLTFILLGLILLYFGGEGLVKGSSALALRLGLTPLVVGLTVVAFGTSAPELVVSVKAALDGEGAIAIGNVLGSNALNIGLILGLTALICPLKVQLQILRIDAPIMVVVSVISGWMLHDLYLSRLEGGLLMAGLVAYVIFTVMYAKRVKQPPAVVAEYAEALPPPKGSVGRDVVFMIGGLGLLVVGSRFMVDGAVSLARLYGISEAVIGLTIVAAGTSMPELVTCVVAALKKEPDIALGNIIGSNIFNILGILGGAGLVKPLHGVGIQMTDIYITIAFAVILVPILRTGQKLMRWEGVLLLTAYVGYMVWLWPKD; this is encoded by the coding sequence ATGATTGAATCTCTGACGTTCATCCTACTCGGCCTGATCCTGCTCTATTTTGGCGGGGAGGGGCTGGTGAAGGGGAGCTCGGCGCTGGCGCTGCGGCTGGGGCTGACGCCGCTGGTGGTGGGGCTGACGGTGGTGGCGTTTGGCACGAGTGCGCCGGAGCTGGTGGTGAGCGTGAAGGCGGCGCTGGATGGGGAGGGGGCGATTGCGATAGGCAATGTGCTGGGATCCAACGCACTGAACATCGGCCTGATTCTGGGGCTGACGGCGTTGATCTGCCCGCTGAAGGTGCAGCTTCAAATTTTGCGCATTGATGCACCGATCATGGTGGTCGTCTCAGTGATCAGCGGGTGGATGCTGCATGATCTTTACCTCAGCCGACTCGAGGGCGGGCTGCTGATGGCGGGGCTGGTGGCTTATGTGATCTTTACAGTGATGTATGCGAAACGAGTGAAGCAGCCGCCTGCGGTGGTGGCGGAGTATGCGGAGGCACTGCCGCCGCCGAAGGGCAGTGTGGGGCGGGATGTGGTCTTCATGATCGGCGGCCTGGGCCTGCTGGTGGTAGGCTCGCGCTTCATGGTGGATGGCGCAGTCAGTCTGGCGCGACTGTATGGCATCAGCGAGGCCGTGATCGGCCTAACCATCGTCGCAGCGGGCACGAGCATGCCGGAGCTGGTGACCTGCGTGGTGGCGGCGCTGAAAAAAGAGCCGGACATCGCTCTGGGGAACATCATCGGCTCGAACATCTTCAACATCCTGGGCATCCTAGGCGGGGCCGGTCTGGTGAAACCTCTTCATGGAGTTGGCATCCAGATGACGGACATCTACATCACCATCGCCTTTGCCGTCATCCTGGTGCCGATCCTGAGAACGGGCCAGAAACTGATGCGATGGGAGGGGGTGCTGCTGCTGACCGCCTATGTGGGCTACATGGTGTGGCTGTGGCCAAAGGATTGA